A single window of Catenulispora sp. MAP5-51 DNA harbors:
- a CDS encoding TetR/AcrR family transcriptional regulator C-terminal domain-containing protein, which yields MAERARRLRSRPAKEPLSLEAFTAAAFGLLEREGMEAVTLRRLAGELQTGPASLYAYVHDVQELHALLLDRALSAVDLHPASTDRPRDRLERICSSYLEVLLRHDGLARLAAGVLPFGENALALTDAVLECLRGMGLSRMRAAWGFDLLMLHVTAIAAEHDRRREQNDPIGRAHRGYAEAEAERFPQVHALSEELFSGTGTARFSWALDVVLTGISEAREPDN from the coding sequence GTGGCTGAAAGAGCAAGGCGGCTGCGGTCACGACCGGCCAAGGAGCCACTGAGCCTGGAGGCGTTCACCGCTGCCGCATTCGGATTGCTGGAACGCGAGGGCATGGAGGCGGTCACCCTGCGGCGCCTGGCCGGCGAGCTGCAGACCGGCCCGGCCTCGTTGTACGCCTATGTGCATGACGTGCAGGAACTGCACGCGCTCCTCCTTGATCGGGCGCTTTCAGCTGTCGATCTGCACCCGGCATCAACGGACCGCCCACGAGACCGGCTGGAACGAATCTGCTCCTCCTACCTGGAGGTACTGCTGCGGCACGACGGGCTGGCCCGCCTCGCGGCCGGCGTCCTGCCGTTCGGCGAGAACGCCCTCGCGCTCACCGACGCCGTCCTGGAATGCCTGCGCGGTATGGGCCTGTCACGCATGCGCGCCGCGTGGGGTTTTGATCTGCTGATGCTGCACGTCACGGCCATCGCCGCCGAGCACGACCGGCGGCGGGAGCAGAACGACCCGATCGGCCGTGCGCACCGGGGCTACGCCGAGGCCGAGGCCGAGCGCTTCCCACAAGTCCACGCACTGAGCGAGGAACTGTTCTCCGGCACTGGTACCGCGCGCTTTTCCTGGGCACTGGACGTCGTACTCACCGGCATCTCCGAAGCCCGCGAGCCGGACAACTGA
- a CDS encoding TetR/AcrR family transcriptional regulator, with protein MPPQSRRERPAKPALTREGIIDTAVSLMEQEGLQRVTMRRLAQALDTGPASLYVYVANTAELHAAILDRLIGRVDLHDTPAEAPWRTRLDAVLTSYQQVLYAHPALALSALTARPSGENYIALLEALLALLAEGGVPDLQAAWGVDILLQSATASAAEHSARREDTHAEADWAQLRRALAEASPEDHPHVHAQAGNLVSGTPVERRQWTVDMLLAGMLAARPDSGSR; from the coding sequence ATGCCCCCGCAGAGCCGCCGCGAGCGCCCCGCCAAGCCCGCCCTCACCCGCGAGGGCATCATCGACACCGCCGTTTCCCTGATGGAGCAAGAGGGACTGCAGCGCGTCACCATGCGCCGCCTGGCCCAAGCCCTGGACACCGGGCCGGCGTCCTTGTACGTCTACGTCGCCAACACCGCCGAACTGCACGCCGCGATCCTGGACCGGCTGATCGGTCGCGTCGACCTGCACGACACACCTGCCGAGGCGCCGTGGCGGACCCGGCTGGACGCCGTGCTCACCAGCTACCAGCAGGTTCTGTACGCCCACCCTGCCCTTGCACTGTCCGCACTCACCGCCCGGCCCTCCGGCGAGAACTACATCGCCCTGCTGGAAGCACTACTCGCCCTTCTCGCTGAGGGCGGGGTGCCCGACCTGCAGGCCGCCTGGGGTGTGGACATTCTGTTGCAGAGCGCTACCGCCTCAGCCGCCGAGCACTCGGCGCGCCGCGAGGACACCCACGCCGAGGCCGACTGGGCCCAGCTGCGCAGGGCCCTCGCCGAGGCATCTCCCGAGGACCACCCACACGTCCACGCCCAAGCCGGCAACCTGGTCTCGGGAACCCCTGTGGAACGCCGGCAATGGACCGTGGACATGCTGCTCGCCGGAATGCTGGCTGCCCGGCCCGACTCTGGATCCAGGTGA
- a CDS encoding SDR family NAD(P)-dependent oxidoreductase, with product MSEQTIALVTGANQGIGFEIAAGLGALGWSVGIGDRDPERQQDAVARLRAGGADAFPVPIDVTDDASVAAAAHRLEERAGRLDVLVNNAGATGGRPQNPTTLDLDSVRVAVETNVFGMIRVTNAMLPLLRRSAHPRIVNQSSHVGSLTLQTTPGVELGEISGAYAPTKTYLNAVTIQYAKELAGTDILINNACPGYVATELKRLTKNTLRQERPVTGAPPRTGPRAGATAVGMVRIEAARSRSCGGNAR from the coding sequence ATGAGCGAACAAACAATTGCGCTTGTCACCGGCGCGAACCAGGGAATCGGATTCGAGATCGCGGCCGGCCTCGGCGCACTCGGCTGGAGTGTCGGGATCGGCGACCGCGATCCGGAGCGCCAGCAGGATGCGGTGGCCAGACTGCGCGCCGGCGGCGCCGACGCGTTCCCGGTGCCCATCGACGTGACCGACGACGCGAGCGTGGCGGCCGCCGCCCACCGGCTTGAAGAGCGTGCCGGCCGTCTCGACGTGCTGGTCAACAACGCCGGCGCCACCGGCGGCCGGCCGCAGAACCCGACGACGCTGGACCTGGACAGTGTCCGGGTGGCGGTGGAGACGAACGTGTTCGGCATGATCCGGGTCACCAACGCGATGTTGCCGCTGCTGCGCCGATCGGCGCACCCGCGGATCGTCAACCAGTCCAGCCACGTCGGCTCCCTGACTCTCCAGACGACACCCGGCGTCGAGCTCGGGGAGATCAGCGGGGCGTACGCGCCGACCAAGACGTACCTCAACGCCGTCACCATCCAGTACGCCAAGGAACTGGCCGGCACCGACATCCTCATCAACAACGCGTGCCCCGGATACGTGGCCACGGAGCTGAAGAGGTTGACGAAGAACACCCTGCGCCAGGAAAGACCGGTGACCGGTGCGCCACCCAGGACCGGGCCGAGGGCCGGGGCCACCGCGGTGGGGATGGTGAGGATCGAGGCGGCGCGCAGTCGCTCGTGCGGCGGGAACGCGCGGTAG
- a CDS encoding antibiotic biosynthesis monooxygenase gives MTVTATDTEDFLTATLHHGNLRVDTDDPNPRPMIAVLDAKPGLADAFRERIVELIRAVRQEPGCVTFTGYEARDIPGRFYLYEVYADSAAFATHLKTDHVHAFISAIPDLSTSGPGSIFQLDEIPIPGASATWSTQYSADTDVSPEAVWATLRDERTGAAAAGGNTYVIHGPFAVGTELSVTPAGSDEALTSTIMELTDGRAYADRTEFNGLLLTDRHELTPLEGGGTRVTHQLIIGGPAAQTVGPNLGPQISEDYPDVMRELIAAAAKR, from the coding sequence ATGACTGTCACCGCGACCGACACCGAGGACTTCCTCACCGCGACCCTGCACCACGGCAACCTGCGGGTCGACACCGACGACCCGAACCCCCGCCCGATGATCGCCGTTCTGGACGCCAAGCCCGGCCTGGCCGACGCCTTCCGCGAGCGCATCGTCGAGCTGATCCGCGCCGTGCGCCAGGAGCCGGGCTGCGTCACCTTCACGGGGTATGAGGCCCGCGACATACCCGGCCGGTTCTATCTCTACGAGGTCTACGCCGACTCCGCCGCGTTCGCCACGCACCTGAAGACCGACCACGTCCACGCCTTCATCTCCGCCATCCCCGACCTGAGTACCAGCGGGCCCGGCAGCATCTTCCAGCTCGACGAAATCCCGATCCCCGGGGCATCGGCCACGTGGAGCACGCAGTATTCCGCCGACACCGATGTGTCCCCGGAGGCGGTGTGGGCAACACTCCGCGACGAGCGCACCGGCGCCGCGGCCGCCGGCGGCAACACCTACGTGATCCACGGTCCGTTCGCCGTCGGCACCGAGCTCTCGGTGACCCCGGCCGGCTCGGATGAAGCCCTGACCTCCACCATCATGGAGCTCACCGACGGCCGGGCCTACGCCGACCGCACCGAGTTCAACGGTCTGCTCCTCACCGACCGCCACGAACTCACCCCGCTCGAAGGCGGCGGTACCCGCGTCACCCACCAGCTCATCATCGGCGGCCCGGCCGCCCAGACCGTAGGACCGAACCTCGGCCCGCAGATCAGCGAGGACTACCCGGACGTCATGCGGGAGCTCATCGCCGCCGCCGCTAAGCGGTAG
- a CDS encoding MBL fold metallo-hydrolase, which produces MPKTAVTRITHSCHLIEIGGRTFLTDPWFSTSPGYYQGEPIAIDIPDLPKLDGVLISHEHYDHCDLAAFAAYRDRSVPLFVAETVVPLARAHGFTNVTALAPWEQAEVGNVSITAAPGKHGVYEVTFVLRAGSEAVYFAGDTMLIPELAEIPKRLGHISLALLPTNGLHIRPANNRQVVMNADEAAELTAVLKPELAVPHHYAFTKGFLGDRLITSSDKNPRHYRDATGDLAPETTVRIVEPGIRIEL; this is translated from the coding sequence ATGCCCAAGACCGCAGTCACCCGCATCACCCACAGCTGCCACCTGATCGAGATCGGCGGCCGCACCTTCCTGACCGACCCCTGGTTCAGCACCAGTCCCGGCTACTACCAGGGCGAGCCGATCGCCATAGACATCCCCGACCTGCCGAAGCTCGACGGCGTGCTGATCAGCCACGAGCACTACGACCACTGCGACCTGGCAGCCTTCGCCGCCTACCGCGACCGCTCGGTGCCGCTGTTCGTCGCCGAGACCGTCGTGCCGCTGGCCCGCGCGCACGGCTTCACGAACGTCACCGCTCTTGCCCCGTGGGAGCAGGCGGAAGTCGGCAACGTCAGCATCACCGCCGCCCCCGGCAAGCACGGCGTCTACGAGGTCACGTTCGTCCTGCGGGCCGGCTCTGAGGCGGTGTACTTCGCCGGCGACACAATGCTCATCCCCGAACTCGCCGAGATTCCCAAGCGGCTCGGCCACATCTCGCTGGCCCTGCTGCCCACGAACGGCCTGCACATCCGCCCTGCCAACAACAGGCAGGTCGTGATGAACGCCGACGAGGCGGCCGAACTGACCGCGGTCCTCAAGCCCGAGCTGGCCGTGCCGCACCACTACGCCTTCACCAAGGGCTTCCTCGGCGACCGGCTCATCACCAGCAGCGACAAGAACCCGCGGCACTACCGGGACGCCACCGGCGACCTGGCTCCCGAAACCACCGTTCGCATCGTCGAACCCGGCATCCGAATCGAGCTGTAG
- a CDS encoding alpha/beta fold hydrolase codes for MSITKIHSVAVERIGPVEVTVAEYGSGQPFLLLHGGAGPQSVAGFAEKFAATHRVRVLTPTHPGFGGTARPDTPATIPGLAALYQGLIDQLDLADVTVVGNSLGGWIAAEIALLKSPRVSGIVLIDAVGIEVPGHPVTDFFALTMDEVFTRSFHNPDRFRIDPASLPPAARAIAAGNRAAIAAYAGSGMTDPALVGRLGTLEIPTLVLWGDSDGMVDVDYGRAYAAAIPMAQFQLLPDTGHSPQLETPDQVIAAIWDSADTDFSAFAR; via the coding sequence ATGAGCATCACCAAGATCCACTCCGTGGCCGTCGAGCGAATCGGCCCTGTCGAGGTGACCGTCGCCGAGTACGGTTCCGGACAGCCGTTCCTGCTGCTGCACGGCGGCGCCGGGCCGCAGTCCGTCGCCGGCTTCGCCGAGAAGTTCGCCGCCACGCATCGGGTGCGCGTCCTCACGCCGACGCATCCCGGATTCGGCGGCACCGCGCGACCGGACACCCCGGCCACCATCCCCGGACTGGCCGCGCTCTACCAGGGCCTGATCGACCAGCTGGACCTGGCCGACGTGACCGTCGTCGGCAACTCGCTCGGCGGCTGGATCGCCGCGGAGATCGCGCTGCTGAAATCACCGAGGGTCAGCGGCATCGTCCTGATCGACGCCGTCGGAATCGAGGTGCCCGGCCATCCGGTCACGGACTTCTTCGCCCTGACCATGGACGAGGTCTTCACGCGCAGCTTCCACAACCCCGACAGGTTCCGCATCGACCCGGCGAGCCTGCCCCCGGCCGCGCGGGCGATCGCCGCCGGCAACCGGGCCGCGATCGCCGCGTACGCCGGCTCCGGCATGACCGACCCGGCTCTTGTCGGGCGGCTAGGGACGCTGGAGATCCCCACGCTCGTGCTGTGGGGCGACAGCGACGGGATGGTCGACGTCGACTACGGACGCGCCTACGCCGCCGCGATCCCGATGGCCCAGTTCCAACTGCTGCCCGACACCGGCCACTCTCCGCAGCTGGAGACCCCCGACCAGGTCATCGCCGCGATCTGGGACAGCGCGGACACGGACTTCTCCGCCTTCGCACGCTAA
- a CDS encoding ester cyclase — MNTQASNTELMRYFVEQVQQKGRLELIDRLVHPDFRNHTVEPGQAADRAGIGETVAAMHQAFSDLWVEILHCLGDGDLVATHKIFRGRHTGTWFGLPPSGNAVEFRVMDLVRFQDGLWGEHWAVADGVTLLRQAGALG, encoded by the coding sequence ATGAACACTCAGGCATCCAACACCGAGCTCATGCGGTACTTCGTCGAGCAGGTGCAGCAGAAGGGCCGGTTGGAGCTGATCGACCGGCTCGTCCATCCCGACTTCCGCAACCACACTGTCGAGCCGGGTCAGGCCGCCGACCGCGCCGGGATCGGCGAGACCGTGGCAGCCATGCACCAGGCGTTCTCCGACCTGTGGGTCGAGATCCTGCATTGCCTCGGGGACGGCGATCTCGTGGCCACCCACAAGATTTTCCGCGGCCGCCACACCGGGACGTGGTTCGGCCTGCCGCCCTCGGGCAACGCGGTTGAGTTCCGGGTCATGGACCTGGTCCGGTTCCAGGACGGGCTCTGGGGCGAGCACTGGGCCGTCGCCGACGGGGTGACCTTGTTGCGCCAGGCCGGCGCGCTGGGCTGA
- a CDS encoding SDR family NAD(P)-dependent oxidoreductase, with protein MNQQNTGRVAVVTGAGTGIGAATAHRFVADGYTVVLVGRTEATLKQTAQTAPDGADLHPQIADVSDLAAVTAVMDGVAERFGRLDVLVNNAGIAIPGTADQTDLDSYRAMVATNIDGVFFASRAALPHLQTVGGCIVNLGSVAGLRGEWNQAVYNMTKGAVTNLTNSMALDHGRRIRVNAVHPGVTLSKQMFRDALAEGAPLHRRFADRVPMGRAAEPAEIAAVIAFLAGPDAAYVNGAHIPVDGGLTASDGQTNLYAAEG; from the coding sequence ATGAATCAGCAGAACACCGGCCGCGTGGCCGTCGTCACGGGCGCCGGCACCGGGATCGGGGCAGCGACCGCGCACCGGTTCGTCGCCGACGGATACACCGTCGTGCTCGTCGGCCGCACCGAGGCCACTCTGAAGCAAACCGCACAGACGGCTCCAGACGGAGCGGACCTTCACCCCCAGATCGCAGACGTCTCGGACCTGGCAGCCGTCACGGCGGTGATGGACGGCGTGGCCGAGCGGTTCGGACGCCTGGACGTGCTGGTCAACAACGCCGGCATCGCGATCCCGGGCACCGCCGACCAGACCGACCTGGACAGCTACCGCGCCATGGTCGCCACCAACATCGACGGCGTCTTCTTCGCTTCGCGTGCCGCGCTGCCCCATCTACAGACGGTCGGCGGCTGCATCGTCAACCTCGGATCGGTGGCCGGGCTGCGTGGCGAATGGAACCAGGCGGTCTACAACATGACCAAAGGCGCGGTGACCAACCTGACCAACTCGATGGCCCTGGACCACGGCCGCCGGATCCGGGTCAACGCCGTCCACCCCGGAGTCACCCTCAGCAAGCAGATGTTCCGTGACGCACTCGCCGAGGGCGCTCCGCTGCACCGGCGCTTCGCCGACCGCGTCCCGATGGGCCGGGCTGCCGAACCGGCCGAGATCGCCGCGGTCATCGCGTTCCTCGCCGGTCCGGACGCCGCCTACGTCAACGGGGCGCACATCCCCGTGGACGGCGGCCTGACCGCATCCGACGGCCAGACCAACCTGTACGCCGCCGAAGGCTGA